A stretch of Falco rusticolus isolate bFalRus1 chromosome 2, bFalRus1.pri, whole genome shotgun sequence DNA encodes these proteins:
- the RELT gene encoding tumor necrosis factor receptor superfamily member 19L, translating to MRSLGKAPTKEEALTNTPGDRPEDAIQPGTCLALRGGASGNSAPAGSFIRSRRARLGSRAAWGQVCAGDEEEQDALVACHRPGASSLAGADRECHFPWSHRVALCLGDALRVDHAGSPGAGTAPLGWPGLSEGHHGLVLAVVLSLPGVGAGSCGPRERGTPGCPSGQEPTGVCGSAQGPAGTCRACPPGTFSPGDVSCSAHTHCRARNRILLAPGTAVTDSRCGACLPGFYSPEGEREPQGRCLPCATTPRSTPGCPGHRRARSPETLDWPARTNGTQMTLMGEGEEEEAVAAQVTMLTIVLVFCTMGLLGILVCNVLKKTGYCTASKDPQPDGTGPSSIYQLEDANEDTIGMLVRLITEKKENAAALEQLLKEHHGQQPMPPGCTPLNKLHLLPQFPPSCWHQHLHTVQGPAPCTRCCQKWPEVLPLLNATKVPKPKGCPREVPILSVGRFQVSQVPEMRSEAGGEPPGR from the exons ATGCGTTCGCTTGGGAAGGCGCCAACGAAGGAGGAAGCGTTAACCAACACCCCCGGGGACCGGCCGGAGGATGCCATTCAGCCAGGAACCTGCCTTGCTCTCCG GGGCGGGGCGAGCGGTAACAGCGCGCCGGCGGGTTCATTCATAAGGAGCAGGCGCGCTCGGCTGGGCAGCCGTGCAGCGTGGGGGCAG GTCTGCGCTGGTGATGAGGAGGAACAGGATGCATTGGTGGCTTGTCATCGTCCTGGGG CTTCTTCCCTGGCAGGGGCTGATAGGGAATGCCACTTCCCCTGGAGCCACCGTGTTGCCCTGTGTCTGGGAGATGCTCTTCGGGTGGACCATGCAGGTAGCCCAGGGGCTGGGACTGCTCCCTTGGGGTGGCCTGGTCTGAGTGAGGGTCACCATGGGCTTGTGCTGGCTGTG GTGCTGAGCCTGCCTGGCGtgggggctgggagctgtggtCCCCGGGAGCGTGGGACACCGGGATGCCCGTCCGGACAGGAGCCCACTGGG GTGTGTGGCTCGGCGCAGGGTCCAGCGGGGACATGCCGAGCTTGTCCCCCTGGCACCTTCTCACCAGGGGATGTATCCTGCTCGGCTCACACCCACTGCCGGGCCAGGAACAGGATCCTGCTGGCACCGGGGACGGCAGTGACTGACAGCCGCTGCGGAGCCTGCCTGCCAGG GTTTTACAGCCCTGAAGGGGAGAGGGAGCCCCAGGGCCGGTGCCTACCCTGTGCCACCACTCCCCGCAGCACCCCGGGGTGCCCAG GCCACCGGCGAGCTCGCAGCCCTGAAACACTGGACTGGCCGGCAAGGACCAATGGGACGCAGATGACCCTGATGggtgagggagaggaggaagaggcgGTGGCAGCGCAGGTGACCATGCTGACCATCGTCCTGGTCTTCTGCACCATGGGGTTGTTGGGCATCCTGGTGTGCAATGTGTTGAAGAAGACTGGTTACTGCACTGCCAGCAAGGACCCCCAGCCTGATGGCACTG GCCCCAGCTCCATCTACCAGCTGGAGGATGCCAACGAGGACACCATTGGGATGCTGGTGCGGTTGATCACTGAGAAGAAAG AAAACGCTGCAgcgctggagcagctgctgaaggagcatCACGGCCAACAGCCAATGCCACCAGGCTGCACCCCCCTGAATAA GCTGCacctcctgcctcagtttcccccctcCTGCTGGCATCAGCACCTCCACACCGTCCAGGgtccagccccctgcacccGCTGCTGCCAGAAGTGGCCTGAAGTGCTGCCACTGCTCAATGCCACCAAGGTCCCCAAACCCAAGGGGTGTCCCAGGGAAGTGCCCATCCTCTCCGTCGGCAG GTTTCAGGTGTCCCAGGTCCCTGAGATGAGGAGCGAAGCGGGGGGCGAGCCCCCTGGTCGTTGA